The genomic DNA TTTACATTCGACCTTCCGTTTCAAGGACATGATGTTGTCACGTTGGAAGTAGTCCTTGAATCGCCGATAACCAAACTTGCCCCTTATCAAGGCAATTTCCAATGTATTGTATCCCCCGCTTATTGGCCGAAATAAACATCCGCGCATCTGACTCTCTTTCAATTTCCATGAGGTCTGCATGATCGCGATCTGGGATTCGTCAGGTTCGGCTTTCGGGACAAATCCGCAGGACAGCGAATTTGGACGTTGGCGATAGCCAACGCCGCGAAGCGGTGAGCCACAGGACGTAGCGAATCACTACGACACGTACACCTCACATTGGACTGCACCCGATCCCATCGGCGATGCGGGCGGGGATTCCGACTCATCCTGCTTCATCCATCCTTTCCGCCGATCCCTTTCAATTCTTCTGGACCCCGGAAACAAAAAGCGGTATCTCCTAATCTCAGTCCGTGCGCGGACACGTTACCACATCAAAATTACCCGTCAGGGGAGAAATATAAACAGCGTATGTCTGAAATCTTTCGTGCGGCCAAAGCCGTAACCATGGTCCCCGGCGCACCCGTCATTGACGACGCGGCCGTTATCGTCGAAGGGGGCATCATCAAAGAGGTCGGGACCTACCGCGATCTCGCTTCCGGGTTTTCCGGCAAGGAGACCGATCTGGGCGATGTGACCATTGCCCCCGGCCTCATCAATGCCCATTCCCATCTCGAACTGGCGCATCTGCGAGGCAAGTGCCCGCAGGGGCAGGGGTTCGTGACCTGGGTGGAAGACCTGCTCAAACAGCCCATATTCGACCTCGACCGGCAGAAGCTTGACGAGGCGGTCGACGAGTTCAAACGAACCGGGACCGTCATGGTCGGAGATATCGCCACCCGTTTTGCAAAGGACATGGCCGGACTGTTTGAAACTTCCGGTCTTTTTTTTGCGGTTTTCGTGGAGGCCATTGGCGAAACCATCCCGCGCAAGACGTTCATCCCCAAGGGCGAGTTTGAAAACGGCGTATTGTCCGTGGCCGGACATTCCCTGTACACCACCCATGTGGATGTCCTTCGCGCTGCCAAGGCCGAAGCCCTTCAGAAATCCCTGCCGTTCTCCATCCACATGGCCGAGCATGATGATGAAACCGCCATCATGGCGGGTGAGCCGAGCGCCTTCCTCGATCTGCTTCAGGCCCGGGGACGGCTGCTCGATTTCACGCCCCCCGGCAAGCGACCCGTACAGCAGGCCGCCGACCTCGGTCTGCTCGACGAGACCACGCTCGCGGTTCACTGCGTCAAGGTCACGGACGAAGACATCGAAACCGTGCGGGACTCCGGTGCCACCGTCTGTCTCTGTCCGCGTTCCAACGAATTCATCGGCGTGGGCCGCGCCCCATGGGAAAAATGGCATGCTTCGGGCGTCAGTCTTTGCCTCGGCACGGACTCGCTCGCATCGAATCACGACCTCGACCTTTTTTCCGAGGCCGCGTACCTTAAAAGGAATTTTGACGGCGAGCTTTCCTTTGAGGACCTGCTCGCCATGCTGACCCGCAACCCGGCGAAAATCATGGGCGCGGGACATCAACTCGGTACACTGGAACCCGGAAAGGTTGCCGCTTTTTCCGTGGTTCCCGAAAAAATACAAGAGCTTTTCTAATGTCGGAGGCATCCAATCGTATGAAATGGCTACACAAAGACCTGCTTGACGTTTCCCAGCTTTCCCGGCCTGAGATCATGGCGATCTTCGAGACAGCAGGGCGTTTTCAGGAATTGCAGGAACGACCCGTGAAAAAGGTCCCGACCCTCAAGGGCCGGAGCGTCATTCTCTTTT from uncultured Pseudodesulfovibrio sp. includes the following:
- a CDS encoding amidohydrolase family protein; amino-acid sequence: MSEIFRAAKAVTMVPGAPVIDDAAVIVEGGIIKEVGTYRDLASGFSGKETDLGDVTIAPGLINAHSHLELAHLRGKCPQGQGFVTWVEDLLKQPIFDLDRQKLDEAVDEFKRTGTVMVGDIATRFAKDMAGLFETSGLFFAVFVEAIGETIPRKTFIPKGEFENGVLSVAGHSLYTTHVDVLRAAKAEALQKSLPFSIHMAEHDDETAIMAGEPSAFLDLLQARGRLLDFTPPGKRPVQQAADLGLLDETTLAVHCVKVTDEDIETVRDSGATVCLCPRSNEFIGVGRAPWEKWHASGVSLCLGTDSLASNHDLDLFSEAAYLKRNFDGELSFEDLLAMLTRNPAKIMGAGHQLGTLEPGKVAAFSVVPEKIQELF